The following nucleotide sequence is from Methylocella sp..
GCAGAATGACGCGAAGCGGCACGGCGCGAAAGCGGCGCTTGCGCGGCGGCGGATACTCGAACTCGCTCGCCTCGTCGCCCAGCGGCGGCGCCTCGGCGCGGTGGTCGTAGCGAGGGCCGGAAGAGCCGTTATTGATGTATGATCCAGTCATGGCCGGCAACATAGGCGCGGCGCGTCAAAGCCACAAGCAAAGCGTCAAGCCAAAATTTGATGGCAATATGAGCATCAGTTAACTCGCGTTTGCGAGCCAAAACCCGATCTAGCCAAGCCCAAAGCGAAGCCGAAGCTGTTTGATCATGGCCCCCGCGCGTTGCTTGATCCTCGCGGTGAAAATCCAGACTGGCGTCGCTTTCGCCCATGCAATGAGCCGATCGCGGAACGCGAACAGGAAATCCATCAGCTTGGCGAACCAAGTAATTGTGCGCAGCTTGTCTCTGCCTGTGCTGTAGATCCGCTCCATGACGACGATGCTGATAAAATAAGCCCCGACGAAAATAATGAGGCCCATGGTCTCATGGCCTGTGGCGAATAGAAAAACGGCATAGACCTTGGCCGGCTCGGCAATCGCGAAAGGAATCGCCAGAAGCGTCAGAATTCCATACGGCGGCAGACGCGCGACGATCTCTTGCAGATGAATGACGAAACGAAGTTTCGCAAACCAGCGAACGAGGGGGCGAAACAGCGGCGTGACGAGCGCGTCGAGAGTGACATAGACGACGATCAGCGCCTCAGCGATCAGCAAAAGAACGCGGCGCAAGACGTGGTTTTTGTTGGATTCGCTCGGGGACATGAATGCGCCTATCTCAGTCAGAGGCCAAGCATACCGAAAGCCTAGCATAGCAGACGAGCCTGATGCGAGCCGCTGCAAAATCACGGAGTTCCCGCGTCGCCCTTGATCAGCCGCGTGATCATCGAGCGGGCCGACTTGATCACCTCCTCCCCGCAATGGGGTTGGGATAGAAAATCGACCCACGAGAATAGATCGGCAACGCGCGAGGCCTCGCGCCATCCTTTCGGAAGGTCGCCTCCGCTCGATTGATAGCCGTCAGTAACGCCCGATATGAAGGCGGCGAGATCGCCGAGCGGCGGTCGCAACAAATTGCCGAAGTCGTAAGAGGGTCCTCCCGCGAAAGCATACTCCCAATCAAGAATGGCGGCGACCCGCCACGCCCCGCCCGCCTCTTCCTGCACCAGAATATTCGAGCCGTTGAAATCGGAATGCGTCAAGCAAGGTTGCGTCGACCACGCGCTGTTCATGAGATGCCCTTCGCGCTCGACGAAAGTGAATAATTCATCCGTGAGTGCAGCGCCGATACGTTCGCCTCCCGGTCCCTGGCGCAGGCATTTATCGAGCCATTCGAGCAGCCCTTCAAGAGAGGTGTCGAGGACGGTCGGCACAACGAAATCGGCTCCGAAAAAACCTTGCTTGTCGAAGCGGAACCCATGGATCGCGGCCAACGCGGCGCCGACCTCGCGGCCGAGGGCCATGAGCGAGGGGCCTTCAATGCGCTGCGCGACAAGCTCCAGCCGCTCGCCTGCAATCCATTCAATGAATGCATAAGGCAATCCGAAGTCGGGGTCGGCGTCCCCAGACGCGAGGACCATGGGAACCGGAACGCGCGTTGCGACGAGATTGAGAAGCGCCGTTTCCTTGGCCGCCTGCTCGCCGTTTCGCTGCCAGTAGCGGAGCAGGACTTGGCGCCTTCCTAACGCAGTGGAAAGATCCAGCCTAAAATTGGTATTGACGAGACCGCCTAAGACGCTCTCGACCGCGATGATCTTCGCGCCGGGAAAAGCGCGTTGCGCGAGAGCCTCGACGCTCGATGATTTCGGTTCGAGCCTTGCTTCTATCCGGCTCCATTTTTCACGCACGGATCTTCCCCTGCCGGATCGTCATCCGGCTACCGTTGCCGTGATTTCCTGCCTGCAAAAGGGTTTTCGCTGGTCTTTTTCGATAGCCGGATCGGGATGCCCGGCAGGTCAAAAGTCTGGCGCAGGCCATTGACCAGAAATCGTTCGTAGCTAACGGGCAATGCGTCAAGCTGATTGCCGAACAAGATGAAATAGGGCGGCCGCGCGCGCAGTTGCGTCATGTAGCGGATTTTGACGCGCCGACCCGAAATAGCCGGAGGCGGGTTTTGCTCAAGCGCCGTCGCGAGCCAGCGATTGAGCCGCGCCGTTGAAATGCGCTTGTTCCAAATTTCGTGGACGCGGAAAATCGCATCCATCAATTTTTCGATGCCTTCGCCCGTTGCGCCGGATAGCGGAACGACTGGGGCGCCTTTCACCTGCGGCAACAGGCGCAACGCCTCCTCGCGCAATTCGGACAGCTTCGCTCCCTTATGCTCAACAAGGTCCCATTTGTTGAGGCCGATGACCAGCGCCCTGCCTTCGCGTTCGACAAGATCGGCGAGGGTCAAATCCTGCTTCTCGAAAGGGATCGTCGCATCCAGCAACAGCACCACGACTTCGGCGAATTTCGCCGCGCGCAAAGCATCGTGCCCTGCGAGCTTTTCGAGTTTGTCCTCAACCTTCGCCCGACGCCGCAGACCAGCGGTATCGAACATTTTGATCTTGCGATCGCGCCATATGAAATCAAGTCCGATCGTATCGCGCGTCAGCCCTGGCTCCGGGCCAGTGAGCAGCCGATTCTGCCCGATGATGCTGTTCAGCAACGTCGACTTGCCGGCGTTTGGGCGGCCGATCACGGCGATGCGCAGCGGCTTCGTAATGTCGAGTTCTGAGCCATCCTCGTCCTCGCCTAGAACGATCCGCGTCTCGGCTTCATCATCGTCCGAAGGTAATTCGGTCTGCGCGGGAAGCGCCTCGCGAACGGCGGCGTAGAGTTCAGCGAAACCCTCGCCATGTTCGGCCGAAAGCGGCAGCGGATCGCCAAGGCCAAGATCATACCCTTCAACGGCGCCAGCAAGGCCCGCCCGCCCCTCCGCCTTGTTGGCGATGAGGATTAAAGGCTTGTCCGCGCGGCGCACCAGATTGGCGAAGAAACGATCATCCGGGGTCAAGCCGATGCGCGAATCGAATACGAAGAAAATTGCGTCGGCGAGATCGATCGCCATCTCCGTCTGCGCGCGCATCCGCCCCTGCAAAGACGCGTCGTCGCCCTCCTCGAGGCCCGCCGTGTCGATGATCTTGAAGTTCAAATCTCCGAGCTTGGCGTCGCCCTCGCGCCGGTCCCGCGTGACGCCTGGACGATCATCGACGAGAGCGAGTTTCTTGCCGACAAGCCGATTGAACAAGGTGGACTTGCCAACGTTCGGCCGCCCTATGATGGCTATCGTGAACGTCACTTCGCTGGCGCTTCTTCAGCCGATGGTTCCGCCGCCGGAGCTTTCTCAGGCGCGACGTTATCGGGGGCGGCGTCGACCGGGGCCTTTTCAGGATCGGCTTCCGTAACTGGCGAATTTTCCGCGGGAGCGTCTACCGGGGCGGCCGACTCCGGAGCGGCGACCGCCGTCGGCGCTTGTCCGGGCGCTGTTTCGACAGGCGGGTTTTCTCCAGATGCTTTCGGATCCGGCGTTTTCTGATCAGGCGAGGCTTTCTGCGCCGGCGCCTTTTCGGGGTCCGACTTTCCAGCTTGCACGAGGCCGAGGAAACCTTCGGTCCGCTGGCGCATCGATTGCGGAGCGCGCGGATCGCCGATAATCATATCGAACCAGCGCCCGGCGGCGTCGAAATCATTTCGTTTCAGCGCGGCGAGCGCGAGCAATTCGCGCACGGTGTTATAGTAAGTGAAGGCCGGCGCGGCGAGCGAGGCGAATTTTTGCTCGAATTCTTTGGAATCCATGCTGTCAACGCCGAGAATTGCCTCCCGCGCTAGCGCCACATCCCTGAAGGCTTGATCATAATTCTGGTCGGCGCCGAGTGCGGCATAGGCCTTGATCGCGGCGGCTGGGTCGCGGGTGGCGATTTCATCCACAGCGCGCAGACTGGCTAGCGCGGCGTAGCCCTTGGGCGCGGTCTTGGCGAGCGCCCCGAACGCAGCTTCGGCCTCAGCCGATTTGCCCTCGCTCGATAATAGCAATGCGGCTTCATATTGCGCGCCGGCAGCTTCGGCCGCGCTGTTGTGAACATGTTGGTAGATCCGCCAAGCCGCCGTTCCGGCGACGATCAGAACCGCAAGGGCAATGAACCAATATTGATATTTGGTCCAGATCTGGACCGCCCGGTCGCGGCGGTAGTCCTCGTCGACTTCACGGAAAAAATCAGTCATTCGCGTCTCTTGGGCTTCGCCTAAGCTGATGGATCTTCGGGCCTGAACCCCGTCAGCTAGCACGAGCGCGCGGGAAAGGCGACCCACCTTGGAGGTTTCTACTTTCTAAGGGATTCCTGATCGCGCGTTCTAATCGGCGCGCAGACGATCCCTGGCTTTGGCGAGGCCGCCTTCCGCTCGCACATGCGTCGTCGCGGCGGCGATGCCGAAGATCGGCATATTGGCGTAGATGGTTTCAAATTTGCCGGGTTCGACGCAGTAGGTTTCGTGCCAAATGCCGACGACGCCGCTTTGCCCAACGCTGCGATTGAAGGCGCCCCAGGCCGGAAAATGTTCGCCCGTCGCTTCATGCGCATAGGCGACCAGCTTGTCGAAAGAGTCCCAATATTGCTGGACCATGATAATTCGCCCAGAGAAATACAGCCGATGGGATAATAGTCCGGCCTCAGGCTTGCGGGCGAGTTCGGCAAGCATGCGCGGCATGGCTAGAAACACCGGCAGCCATTTATGCACCGCCCACAGCTTATTCACGCGCATGCCGATCAAGAACAAAACGAGAGGTTTATCGGAGCGCGCAGTATAACGGCCATTGAAAATCTGGACCATGTCGATTTCCCCTTTGGCTGACGGCGGCAAAACAAGCTTAGACGTAAGCGATCGCTCCCAAAATATTGATGGCAAATAGATTCAAGTCAAAATGTGGCGAGGGGCGCCGTGAAGCATGAAATCCGCCGGGCTCCTTCGCCGCGCCAATTTGACCGGCCATCTCCAGCCATATTAAGTATGCGGCATCGACGCTCGGCACGCGCGGAAACGCGGCCCCGCGCGTCGCGTGAACTGGAGGCTGTCGCCTCCATCGCCAATCCAGGCATCATCCCGCGAGAATGATCATGAGCAATGATAATGCCTCCGCATCAGGCAGTTTTGTCCTGGGCGACATCACAATCCATCGTTTGGGCTTCGGCGCCATGCGCATCACCGGCAAAGGGATTTGGGGTGAGCCCGCCGATCGCGCCGAAAGTCTGCGCACGCTGCGCCGCCTCCCCGAACTTGGGGTCAACTTTATCGACACGGCCGACAGCTACGGCCCGTTCGTCAGCGAAGACCTTATCGCCGAGGCGCTCTATCCGTATAAGGGCGCTTTGATCGCAACCAAAGGCGGGCTCACCCGTCGTGGACCGGACGTCTGGCCGCCGCTCGGACGGCCGGAATATTTGCGTCAATGCGTATTGATGAGCTTGCGCCGCCTGAAGGTCGAACAAATCGGTCTCTGGCAGTTGCACCGGATCGATCCGAAAGTGCCGCGCGACGAGCAGTTTGGCGTCATGCGCGACATGCAGAAAGAGGGACTCATCCGCCACCTTGGCCTCAGCGAGGTAAGCGTTGAGGAGGTTGAAGCGGCCGGAAAATTCTTCCGCGTGGTGTCGGTGCAAAACCTCTACAACCTCGTTAACCGGACCAGCGAAGGCGTGCTCGACCATTGTACAAAGAATGGCATCGGCTTCATTCCGTGGTTTCCGCTGGCGGCGGGCAGTCTGGCAAAGCCCGGCTCTATCCTTGACGCTATTGCGCACAAGAAGAACGCAAGCCCGAGCCAGGTCGCGCTCGCCTGGGTTCTCAAGCGCAGCCCCGTTATGCTTCCAATCCCAGGAACCAGCAGCGTCAAGCATCTTGAAGAGAATGTCGCGGCTGCGTCGATCTCTTTGTCCGACGAAGAGTTCCGCGTGCTAGACGAGCAAGGCAAAGCGGCCGCCAAGGCCAGCTGATTCGATCGGCCGCGGCGGCCTTGCCTCAATCAGAGGGCCGCCGCGGGTTTGATCGCTTTCCATCAACAGGTAACCGCCACAAAATGTCACTCTCGATTTATGAAGTCACCGTTCCGGCGTTCATTCGAGGCTTTACGAATCTTGCAGCGATCCTTGCGAAGGCCGAGGCTCACGCGAAGGCGACAGGACTTGATCCAAAGACATTCTTGGAAGCGCGCCTAGCGCCGGATATGGCTCCGCTGACCGCTCAGGTGCAGCGCGCAAGCGATATCGCAAAGGGTTGCATGGTGCGCCTTAGCGTCATCGAGAACGTCAGCCTTCCCGATACCGAGACCAGTTTTCCCGAGCTGAAGACCCGGATCGACGCGACGGTCGGCCTTCTCCGGCCCATATCTGCAAAGCAGCTCGAAGGGGCGGAGGATCGCCGCGTCGATTTTAAGATGCGCGATCGCCCCGTGTCGTTAGATGGCCGGTCTTTTGTCATCGACTTCGTCCTTCCCAACTTCTACTTCCACGTCACCACCGCATACGGTCTGCTGCGTCACAAAGGCCTCGAAATCGGCAAGACTGACTATTTGGGCGCTCTCTAATCCTTCACGCATTTGGGACGCGCAATACCCTGATCGCCGGCGCCCGCTATAAGGAGAGCTGATATGCGACACCTGCAATTGGGCGCCGGCCCGCGCGTTTCCGCCCTCGGCCTTGGCTGCATGGGAATGTCCGGCATGTATGGCCCCGCCGACAGAGCCGAAAGCATCGCCACGATCCATGCAGCCCTCGACGCCGGCGTCACCCTGCTCGACACCGGCGATTTCTATGGCATGGGCTACAATGAGATGCTGATCGCGGAGGCTATGAAAGGCCGGAACCGAGATCACGCGATCATCAGCGTCAAATTCGGCGCAATGCGCGATCCGACTGGCGGATGGTCGGGCCCTGATTGCCGTCCGGAGGCGGTGAGGAATTTCCTGGCCTATTCG
It contains:
- a CDS encoding aminoglycoside phosphotransferase family protein, which codes for MREKWSRIEARLEPKSSSVEALAQRAFPGAKIIAVESVLGGLVNTNFRLDLSTALGRRQVLLRYWQRNGEQAAKETALLNLVATRVPVPMVLASGDADPDFGLPYAFIEWIAGERLELVAQRIEGPSLMALGREVGAALAAIHGFRFDKQGFFGADFVVPTVLDTSLEGLLEWLDKCLRQGPGGERIGAALTDELFTFVEREGHLMNSAWSTQPCLTHSDFNGSNILVQEEAGGAWRVAAILDWEYAFAGGPSYDFGNLLRPPLGDLAAFISGVTDGYQSSGGDLPKGWREASRVADLFSWVDFLSQPHCGEEVIKSARSMITRLIKGDAGTP
- the der gene encoding ribosome biogenesis GTPase Der, with protein sequence MTFTIAIIGRPNVGKSTLFNRLVGKKLALVDDRPGVTRDRREGDAKLGDLNFKIIDTAGLEEGDDASLQGRMRAQTEMAIDLADAIFFVFDSRIGLTPDDRFFANLVRRADKPLILIANKAEGRAGLAGAVEGYDLGLGDPLPLSAEHGEGFAELYAAVREALPAQTELPSDDDEAETRIVLGEDEDGSELDITKPLRIAVIGRPNAGKSTLLNSIIGQNRLLTGPEPGLTRDTIGLDFIWRDRKIKMFDTAGLRRRAKVEDKLEKLAGHDALRAAKFAEVVVLLLDATIPFEKQDLTLADLVEREGRALVIGLNKWDLVEHKGAKLSELREEALRLLPQVKGAPVVPLSGATGEGIEKLMDAIFRVHEIWNKRISTARLNRWLATALEQNPPPAISGRRVKIRYMTQLRARPPYFILFGNQLDALPVSYERFLVNGLRQTFDLPGIPIRLSKKTSENPFAGRKSRQR
- a CDS encoding tetratricopeptide repeat protein; its protein translation is MTDFFREVDEDYRRDRAVQIWTKYQYWFIALAVLIVAGTAAWRIYQHVHNSAAEAAGAQYEAALLLSSEGKSAEAEAAFGALAKTAPKGYAALASLRAVDEIATRDPAAAIKAYAALGADQNYDQAFRDVALAREAILGVDSMDSKEFEQKFASLAAPAFTYYNTVRELLALAALKRNDFDAAGRWFDMIIGDPRAPQSMRQRTEGFLGLVQAGKSDPEKAPAQKASPDQKTPDPKASGENPPVETAPGQAPTAVAAPESAAPVDAPAENSPVTEADPEKAPVDAAPDNVAPEKAPAAEPSAEEAPAK
- a CDS encoding DUF4188 domain-containing protein, which codes for MVQIFNGRYTARSDKPLVLFLIGMRVNKLWAVHKWLPVFLAMPRMLAELARKPEAGLLSHRLYFSGRIIMVQQYWDSFDKLVAYAHEATGEHFPAWGAFNRSVGQSGVVGIWHETYCVEPGKFETIYANMPIFGIAAATTHVRAEGGLAKARDRLRAD
- a CDS encoding aldo/keto reductase is translated as MSNDNASASGSFVLGDITIHRLGFGAMRITGKGIWGEPADRAESLRTLRRLPELGVNFIDTADSYGPFVSEDLIAEALYPYKGALIATKGGLTRRGPDVWPPLGRPEYLRQCVLMSLRRLKVEQIGLWQLHRIDPKVPRDEQFGVMRDMQKEGLIRHLGLSEVSVEEVEAAGKFFRVVSVQNLYNLVNRTSEGVLDHCTKNGIGFIPWFPLAAGSLAKPGSILDAIAHKKNASPSQVALAWVLKRSPVMLPIPGTSSVKHLEENVAAASISLSDEEFRVLDEQGKAAAKAS
- a CDS encoding DUF1993 domain-containing protein encodes the protein MSLSIYEVTVPAFIRGFTNLAAILAKAEAHAKATGLDPKTFLEARLAPDMAPLTAQVQRASDIAKGCMVRLSVIENVSLPDTETSFPELKTRIDATVGLLRPISAKQLEGAEDRRVDFKMRDRPVSLDGRSFVIDFVLPNFYFHVTTAYGLLRHKGLEIGKTDYLGAL